GCGACGGGCCCTGGCCCGCGCCCGTGATGGAAAAGCTCTCGACCTGACCGAGGCCGTGGTGTTGCTGCACGCCCGGGACGCCCACCTCGACACCCTCCTCCAGCACGCTGGACGGGTCAGGGACGCGGGCCTTTCGGCGGTCGGCCGGCAAGGGATCATCACCTACAGCCGTAAGGTCTTCATCCCGCTGACCCGGCTCTGTCGCGACCGCTGTGGCTACTGCACGTTCGCGACCGCCCCGCACAAGCTGGAGAGCATGTATCTCAGCCCCGACGAGGTGCTCCAGATCGCCAGGCAGGGCGCGGCGATGGGGTGCAAGGAGGCGCTGTTCACCTTGGGCGACCGGCCGGAGGACCGCTGGCCCCAGGCTCGCGAGTGGCTGCACGCGCACGGCTACGACGACACTCTCTCCTACGTCCGCGCCATGGCCGTCCGGGTGCTGGAGGAGACCGGGCTGCTGCCGCACCTCAACCCCGGCGTCATGACCTGGCAGGACCTGCAGCGTCTGAAGCCGGTCGCGCCGTCGATGGGCATGATGCTGGAGACGACCTCGCGCCGGCTGTTCGAGGAGAAGGGGCAGCCGCACTACGGCTCGCCGGACAAGGACCCCGCGGTACGGCTGCGCGTGCTGGAGGACGCGGGCCGGACGAACGTGCCGTTCACCAGCGGCATCCTCATCGGCATCGGTGAGACGGTCGAGGAGCGCGCGGAGTCGCTGTTCGCGCTGCGCAGGGTGGCGCGTGAGTACGGCGGGCTCCAGGAGATCATCGTCCAGAACTTCCGCGCCAAGCCCGACACCGCCATGCGCGGCATGCCGGACGCCGATCTGCAGGAGCTGGCCGCCACGATCGCGGTGACCCGGCTGGTGCTCGGGCCCAAGGTGAGGGTGCAGGCGCCGCCGAACCTGGTCGACTCCGCGTACGAGCTGATGATCAGGGCGGGCATCGACGACTGGGGCGGGGTCTCCCCGCTGACGCCCGACCACGTCAACCCCGAGCGCCCCTGGCCCCAGATCGACGACCTCGCCGAGCGTACGGCCGCGGCCGGGTTCGCCCTGCGGGAACGGCTGACCATCTATCCCGAGTACGTGCTGGCCGGGGAGCCCTGGCTCGACCCCCGGCTCAACGCGCATGTGGCCGCCCTGGCCGATCCGGAGACCGGGCTCGCCCGCGAGGACGCGATCCCGGCGGGCCGTCCCTGGCAGGAGCCGGACGGCGGCTTCGTCTCCCTCGGCCGCACCGACCTGCACACCGCCGTGGACACCGAGGGCCGCACCAGCGACCGCCGTGACGACTTCGATCACGTCTACGGTGACTGGGACGCGCTCAGGGAGCGGCTCCCGGCGCCCGCCGTGCTGGTCGGGGAGGCGGGAGCGGCCCTGCGGCAGGCCGCCACCGACCCCACCCGGTTGACCGACACGCAGGCGCTCGCCCTTCTCGACGTCGCCGGTGACCACGGCGGCGCGGGGGCGGACGACGCGGCGCTGGAGGAGCTGTGCCGGATCGCCGACGACCTCCGCAGGGAGGCGGCCGGCGACGACGTGACCTACGTGGTCAACCGGAACATCAACTTCACCAACGTCTGCTACACCGGCTGCCGCTTCTGTGCCTTCGCGCAGCGCCGTACCGACGCCGACGCCTACACACTGAGCCTTGAGCAGGTCGCCGACCGGGCCTGGGAGGGATGGCAGGCAGGGGCCACCGAGGTGTGCATGCAGGGCGGCATCCATCCGGACATGCCGGGCAGCGCCTACTTCGACATCGCCCGCGCGGTCAAGGCGCGGGTGCCGGAGATGCACGTCCACGCCTTCTCCCCGATGGAGGTCATCAACGGCGCCAGCCGTACGGCCCTGTCCATCGAGGACTGGCTGGTCGCGGCCAGGGAGGCGGGGGTCGACTCGCTGCCGGGCACCGCGGCCGAGATCCTGGACGACGACGTGCGCTG
Above is a genomic segment from Streptosporangium album containing:
- a CDS encoding bifunctional FO biosynthesis protein CofGH; this translates as MSANPTDTAMRRALARARDGKALDLTEAVVLLHARDAHLDTLLQHAGRVRDAGLSAVGRQGIITYSRKVFIPLTRLCRDRCGYCTFATAPHKLESMYLSPDEVLQIARQGAAMGCKEALFTLGDRPEDRWPQAREWLHAHGYDDTLSYVRAMAVRVLEETGLLPHLNPGVMTWQDLQRLKPVAPSMGMMLETTSRRLFEEKGQPHYGSPDKDPAVRLRVLEDAGRTNVPFTSGILIGIGETVEERAESLFALRRVAREYGGLQEIIVQNFRAKPDTAMRGMPDADLQELAATIAVTRLVLGPKVRVQAPPNLVDSAYELMIRAGIDDWGGVSPLTPDHVNPERPWPQIDDLAERTAAAGFALRERLTIYPEYVLAGEPWLDPRLNAHVAALADPETGLAREDAIPAGRPWQEPDGGFVSLGRTDLHTAVDTEGRTSDRRDDFDHVYGDWDALRERLPAPAVLVGEAGAALRQAATDPTRLTDTQALALLDVAGDHGGAGADDAALEELCRIADDLRREAAGDDVTYVVNRNINFTNVCYTGCRFCAFAQRRTDADAYTLSLEQVADRAWEGWQAGATEVCMQGGIHPDMPGSAYFDIARAVKARVPEMHVHAFSPMEVINGASRTALSIEDWLVAAREAGVDSLPGTAAEILDDDVRWVLTKGKLPTAEWVEVVTTAHRAGIPTTSTMMYGHVDNHAHWVQHIRLIRRIQEETGGFSEFVLLPFVHHSAPIYLAGIARPGPTARENRAVHALARILLHGAIGNIQCSWVKLQDDLCRQVLQGGVNDLGGTLMEETISRMAGSENGSFKTISDIAAMVAPTGRPLRQRTTSYGVPDEGRLAAAAASDGVCQSVRNFVPLGRS